Below is a genomic region from Paraburkholderia sp. BL23I1N1.
GACGTCGTGTAAGCCGGATAGCCGTGCGCCAGCATTTCTTTCTCGCGCTCGCCCCGCGTCCTTGCATGGCGATGCAGCATGGCGATGGCTTCCTGCGGCGTGATCGCATCGGTCACATAGCGGAAGTCGAGACAACGCACGAGTTCCTCTGGGCTCATGTCAACGAGCAGCTTCCACACCGGCTTGCCTTCCGCTTTGGCCCACAGGTCCCAGGCCGCATTCACGACAGCCGCCGTCGCCAGATGAATGGCGCCCTTGTCCGGGCCGATCCAGCGCAGCTGGCTGTCCGACGTCAGCGCGCGCCAGAAGGCGCCCATGTTCGCGGCGATATCCTCGAGCGTTTTACCGACGACGAGCGGAGCAAGCGCCTGTACCGCGGTCGCGCATATCTCGTTGCCGCGCCCAATGGTGAAGGTGAGGCCATGACCCGTGAGCCCCTTCGGCGAATCGGTTTCGAGCGTCACGTAGGTCGCCGAGTAATCCGGCGCGGCGTTCATCGCATCGGAGCCGTCGAGTGAACGCGAGGTCGGGAAGCGAATGTCCCGGACGGACAGCTTTGTGATCGTGGGCATCTGAACACCCTCCTCTGCGGCAGCTATCGACTTCTGCTTATAAGCAAAGAGGGCCGCGTGTGCTCGCCTGCCCTCTTTGCGGCCACCTTCCCGCCCCGCCCCCGCGATGCGGAGCGGCAACGAAGAGGGAGCGTCGCGCCCCCTCCTCTGCCTTCGCGCCTGGCGGCGACGGTCAATCGTAGAGTACGGCGGCGATCTTGGGATCGGTCATATTGCTCTTGTCGTACCAGTAGAAGCCCGTGTCGACCTTCTTGGGCAGCTTCTCGCCCTTCAGCGCCTTCACCGCGGAGTCGACCACACATTTGCCGATGCCGACCGGGTTCTGCGTGATCGCGCCAGCCATCAAGCCCGAATTGATGTCGTCCTTCTGCTCCTTGCCAGAGTCGTAGCCGATCAGCACGAGTTTCTTGCCCGACTCCTTGACGCCGATCGCGGCGCCTTCAGCCGAGCCTTCGTTCGCGCCGAAAATGCCCTTGAGGTTGGGGTTGGCCTGGATCATCGTCTTGGCGATTTCCGCCGACTTCAAGTGGTCGCCGCCGCCATACTGAACCGAGACGATCTTGATGTTCGGGTGCTTCGCTTTCATCTCGTTCAGGAAGCCGTCGCGACGATCGATGCCGGTGCGGCTCGTCTGGTCGTGCACCACCAGACCGACCTCCCCGGCATTGCCGATCGCCTCCGCCATCTTGTCGGCGGCGAGCGCGGCCGCGGCAAGATTGTCGGTCGCACAGGTGGTCAGCGGAATGTCGCTGTCGACGCCGGAGTCGAAGGCGATAACGGGTATTTTGGCGGCCTGTGCCCGCTTCAACAGCGGAATGGCAGCCTTGCTATCGAGCGCGGCGATGCCCAGCGCCTGGGGCTTCTTGGCAAGCGCGGCCGAGAGCATGTCGATCTGCTTGTCGACCATGGCCTCGGTTTCCGGACCCTCGAAGGTGATCCTGACGTTATGCTCCTTGGCCGACTGTTCCGCGCCGGATTTGACCGCCTGCCAGAACTGGTGCTGGAAGCCTTTCGAGATCAGCGGGATGTAGGTGTCTTGCGCGTGCGTCACACTCGCCCCGCCAATGAGCGCGCCAACGCCGACCACGACACCGATTAGTCTTCCTTTCAACATGGGGTTTCTTCTCCTAAGTGGGCCATCGACCTTCAGCCATCGGGGGAGCCTTTGGCGCTCCCTTTTCTTGATCTTGTTTCGCGCAACCTCAGCTTTTCTTGCGCCGCAAAATATCGGCATACACCGCGAGAATGATGATGAGGCCGGTCACCACGATCTGCCATTCCTGAGCGACGGACATGATGCGCAGGCCGTTGGTCAGCACGCTCATAATGAACGCGCCGATGATCGTTCCCAGAATCGTGCCCGCGCCGCCGCTGAGCGAAGTTCCGCCTATCACCACGGCGGCGATCGCTTCAAGTTCATAGCCTTGCCCGAGCGCCGGCTGAGCCGAATTCAGGCGCGAGGCGATCAGCAACCCGGCGACGCCGCAAATTGCGCCAGCGAGACCATAAATAGCGATCTTCCACCGGTCGACATTCACGCCGGAAAGGCGAACGGCTTCTTCGTTGCTGCCGAGTGCAAATGTGTAGCGACCGAGCGCCGTGCGATTAAGCGTGATCGAACTCGTGACCGCCAGGAAAAACAGAATCAGAACCGCATTCGGCACCGGCAGGCTCGGCAGCACATAGCCGATCAGCGAATCCTGCGAGATTCTGTAGAAGTTTTCGGTGTCGCTGAAATAGATCGGCTTGTCGGCCGAGACGACGAGCGAAAGACCTTTCAGCAGCAGCATCATGCCCAAGGTGGCAATGAACGGCGGTATTTTCATTTTCGCCGTGAGCGTGCCCGAAATGGTCCCGCAGATCGCGCCCGTTCCAATCGCGGCAAGCACGCCGGTCCACATCGGCAAATGCCAATAGGTCAGAAATACGCCGCAAATCACCGCCGTGAATGTCATCAACGTGCCGACGGACAAATCGATGCCGCCGGTGATGATGACGAACGTGCAGGCGATCGCCAGAACGCCATTGACCGCCGTCGCCTGCAGAATCCCGAGCATGTTGTCCATCTGCATGAACGCGGGAGACGCGAAGCTGAAAAAGACCAGCAGGAGGATCAGGCTCCCGAAGGCCAGCAGTTTTTGCAGAGCGGCCGGCTTGAAAACGCGGGCTCTCAGGCCCGAGGATCGTTCCTTGTTACCCAGCGCCGACGTATCCGATGGCAGTGTCATGAAATAGACCTCTTGAGGCTCACGCCGCTTTTAAGGTTTCGCGCTGCGTCGCCAGTTGCATGATGCGCTCCTGTGTCGCCTCGGTTGCTGAAAGTTCGCCGGTAATACGACCCTCGCACATCACGACGATGCGGTCGCTCATGCGCAATATTTCCGGCAGTTCCGACGAGATCATCACGATCGCCTTACCCTGCTCGGCGAGCGAGCGCAGGAGCTTGTAGATCTCGCTCTTCGCGCCGACGTCGATGCCGCGCGTCGGCTCGTCGAAGAAGAGCACGTCGCAGTCGCGTTCGAGCCATTTCGCCACGACAATTTTCTGCTGATTGCCGCCCGAGAGAAGCCGCACTTCCTGGGTCGAGGAAGGTGTACGAATGGCAAGCAGACTGATGAAATGGGAGGCTGTCCGGCGTATTTCGGCGCGCCGCAAGAAAAAGTTGAGCGACAGGAATTTGCGCAAGTTGGACATCACGATGTTCGATTCGACGTTCATGCCGGTCGCAAGGCCGAAGCGCTTCCTATCTTCCGAGAGATAGCCGATGCCGCGCGCCACCGCATCGCTCGGCTTCCTGATCGTTGCCTTCACGCCGCGCACGACAATGTCGCCCGATTCGATCGGATCGGCGCCGAACACCGCGCGCGCGACCTCGGTGCGACCGGCCCCCATCAAGCCGGCAAAGCCCAATATTTCGCCTTTGCGCAGCGTGAAGCTCACGCCCCTGACAAGCGGGCCGGCGTTCAGATGCTTGACTTCGAGCGCGATCTCGCCTTGGCCTGCCGTGTTGTGAGACGGCGTGACGTCGGTCAGCGTTCGCCCGACCATCATGCCGATGATCGCTTCGACGCTGGTATCCCTCGCGGTGACGGTGGCCACATATTCGCCGTCGCGCAACACGGTGACGCAGTCGGCAATCTGCGTCAACTCGTCCATCTTGTGGGAGATATAGATGATGCCCACGCCCCGGTTCTTCAGCTCGCGGATGATGCGAAAGAGTTCGGCGATCTCGGCGTCGTTGAGCGCCGAGGTGGGCTCGTCCATGATCAGGACGCGCGAGTCGAAAGACAAAGCCTTGGCGATCTCGACCATCTGCTGCCTGGCCACGGTGAGGGTGCTGACAACCGCGCGCGGATCGAGATTGACATGCATGCGGGCAAGAATGTCGTGCGCCTGTGCGTTGAGCTTGTCTTCGTCGAGGAACAGGCCGAAGCGTCCGCGCGGCTCGCGGCCGATAAACATATTCTGGGCGACGGTCAGATGATTCATCAACTGGAGTTCCTGATGAATGATGCCGACACCCATGGCCTGCGCCTCGCGCGGGCTCAGGAACTCGACCGGCTGGCCGTCATAGAGGATTTCGCCCGTATCCCGGGTGTAGACGCCGGCGAGGATTTTCATCAGCGTCGACTTGCCGGCGCCGTTCTCGCCCATCAGCGCATGGACTTCGCCCGCCATGAGCTCGAACTGGACTTCGTGAAGCGCCCGCACGCCGGGAAAGCTCTTGTTGAGCCTTTTGACGGAAATGAGTGGGGTCATGACGTGGATGGAGCGGCAATGGCGGCAATGCCGCGCCCGCCGCTACCGTCATGGCGAGGAGCGGGTCGGAAAAGCCGTAGGTGCCACGGCGCCGGGCGTCGCCGGGTGTTGTGGCTGACAGCGCGGCGGAAATCGCGGCTCAAATCGCAACGAGAAGCCAGACGCATTGCCTGGTGCCCCCAAACCGATGTGCCACGATTTTACGCCGCTGGACA
It encodes:
- a CDS encoding sugar ABC transporter ATP-binding protein is translated as MTPLISVKRLNKSFPGVRALHEVQFELMAGEVHALMGENGAGKSTLMKILAGVYTRDTGEILYDGQPVEFLSPREAQAMGVGIIHQELQLMNHLTVAQNMFIGREPRGRFGLFLDEDKLNAQAHDILARMHVNLDPRAVVSTLTVARQQMVEIAKALSFDSRVLIMDEPTSALNDAEIAELFRIIRELKNRGVGIIYISHKMDELTQIADCVTVLRDGEYVATVTARDTSVEAIIGMMVGRTLTDVTPSHNTAGQGEIALEVKHLNAGPLVRGVSFTLRKGEILGFAGLMGAGRTEVARAVFGADPIESGDIVVRGVKATIRKPSDAVARGIGYLSEDRKRFGLATGMNVESNIVMSNLRKFLSLNFFLRRAEIRRTASHFISLLAIRTPSSTQEVRLLSGGNQQKIVVAKWLERDCDVLFFDEPTRGIDVGAKSEIYKLLRSLAEQGKAIVMISSELPEILRMSDRIVVMCEGRITGELSATEATQERIMQLATQRETLKAA
- a CDS encoding ABC transporter substrate-binding protein, with translation MLKGRLIGVVVGVGALIGGASVTHAQDTYIPLISKGFQHQFWQAVKSGAEQSAKEHNVRITFEGPETEAMVDKQIDMLSAALAKKPQALGIAALDSKAAIPLLKRAQAAKIPVIAFDSGVDSDIPLTTCATDNLAAAALAADKMAEAIGNAGEVGLVVHDQTSRTGIDRRDGFLNEMKAKHPNIKIVSVQYGGGDHLKSAEIAKTMIQANPNLKGIFGANEGSAEGAAIGVKESGKKLVLIGYDSGKEQKDDINSGLMAGAITQNPVGIGKCVVDSAVKALKGEKLPKKVDTGFYWYDKSNMTDPKIAAVLYD
- a CDS encoding ABC transporter permease, giving the protein MTLPSDTSALGNKERSSGLRARVFKPAALQKLLAFGSLILLLVFFSFASPAFMQMDNMLGILQATAVNGVLAIACTFVIITGGIDLSVGTLMTFTAVICGVFLTYWHLPMWTGVLAAIGTGAICGTISGTLTAKMKIPPFIATLGMMLLLKGLSLVVSADKPIYFSDTENFYRISQDSLIGYVLPSLPVPNAVLILFFLAVTSSITLNRTALGRYTFALGSNEEAVRLSGVNVDRWKIAIYGLAGAICGVAGLLIASRLNSAQPALGQGYELEAIAAVVIGGTSLSGGAGTILGTIIGAFIMSVLTNGLRIMSVAQEWQIVVTGLIIILAVYADILRRKKS